The genomic DNA CTTTCACATTACTTAAAGTCATTCTGGTCGTATGATTTTTTTGCACATTTTTCATTTCAGAATTTGTTATAACATAAAAACCAGAGATTTTCTCTACTTTTTTTATTGTAAGTATTTTAAGAAGGTCTCCATCTTCATCGTAAAATTCTTTTTTTACACCCACAAAATTAGATTTATCTATCCAAGTAATTGTTTTTGAATACATATAATCTTCTTCTTTAGATATGCTTTTTACTACATAACAAACCTTAGCATTTATAGTTTCTGTACGCAAAAATTTGTGACTATCATCAGTTAATTTTCTATCGCCAAGGTCATCATAAGTAAAATCAGAACCCATAAAATAATCACTTTTACTATCGCTAGAAATTCGTTTTACCTTCTTTAATGCTGGTAAATAAATCCACTGGTCATCAGATTTGTCACTATCATAAGACCAACTCATAAATGAAGTATTTTTTACATCGGCAGGTGATTGAAAAAACATTATGCTTTTTTCTACATTCCCGAAATCTTTGAAAAACTGCTTAATCACTCTTATTCGCTGTTTGCCCTGTTTATTTGTCAAGGTCATTTTTAAAGTTGCTGTTTGATCATCTCCACTTGCACGATTATAAGTTCTTTCAATTATCTGAGATCCTGTTAATTGTGCATTTGCACTAAATCCTGCTACTATTACCAATGTAGCAACTACTACTAATTTTAAAGTTTTCATTTTTTTAATTATTTAATTATT from Bacteroidota bacterium includes the following:
- a CDS encoding outer membrane lipoprotein-sorting protein, whose product is MKTLKLVVVATLVIVAGFSANAQLTGSQIIERTYNRASGDDQTATLKMTLTNKQGKQRIRVIKQFFKDFGNVEKSIMFFQSPADVKNTSFMSWSYDSDKSDDQWIYLPALKKVKRISSDSKSDYFMGSDFTYDDLGDRKLTDDSHKFLRTETINAKVCYVVKSISKEEDYMYSKTITWIDKSNFVGVKKEFYDEDGDLLKILTIKKVEKISGFYVITNSEMKNVQKNHTTRMTLSNVKVNNGISASKFSERMMIRGM